A single window of Halotalea alkalilenta DNA harbors:
- a CDS encoding biotin-dependent carboxyltransferase family protein translates to MSIEVLKPGLHTSIQDLGRVGHYHLGIPPSGAMDQMSLRAANLLVGNTPGAAALECALMGPELRFTEACRVAACGAEMVPKLDGERQPLNEAFIAPKGSVLSFDFVRAGARLYLAFGGGIDVPERLGSRSTYALGGLGGLDGRALRAGDRLALLPCSSRIPLRRLPEQWRPRFDAEHVLRVVPGLYEHRLSPAGRERFYAETWRVASEADRIGYRFKGDQPLEFVPREPPFGAGSDPSNIVDACYPIGSIQIPGGTEPIILHRDAVSGGGYATIATVISADMDLIGQLQPHRKVRFEAVDLPTALEARGEYRKRIAALERHFAPD, encoded by the coding sequence ATGAGCATCGAAGTACTCAAGCCGGGGCTGCACACTTCGATCCAGGACCTTGGCCGGGTCGGCCACTACCATCTCGGCATTCCGCCTTCCGGCGCGATGGACCAGATGTCGCTGCGCGCCGCCAACCTGCTGGTCGGCAATACCCCGGGAGCCGCCGCCTTGGAGTGCGCACTGATGGGACCCGAGCTTCGGTTCACCGAAGCCTGCCGGGTCGCCGCCTGCGGTGCCGAGATGGTGCCCAAGCTCGACGGCGAGCGGCAGCCACTCAATGAGGCCTTCATCGCGCCCAAGGGCAGCGTACTGAGCTTCGACTTCGTTCGCGCCGGGGCCCGGCTCTACCTCGCTTTCGGCGGTGGTATCGATGTACCCGAGCGGCTCGGTAGCCGCAGCACCTATGCCCTGGGAGGCCTCGGCGGCTTGGATGGGCGAGCGCTGCGTGCCGGCGACCGCCTGGCGCTGCTGCCTTGCTCCTCCCGCATCCCGCTGCGCCGGCTGCCCGAGCAGTGGCGGCCGCGCTTCGACGCCGAGCACGTGCTGCGCGTGGTGCCCGGGCTCTACGAGCATCGACTCAGCCCCGCGGGGCGCGAGCGCTTCTACGCCGAGACCTGGCGGGTCGCCTCCGAGGCCGACCGGATCGGCTATCGCTTCAAGGGCGACCAGCCGCTCGAGTTCGTACCTCGCGAACCACCTTTCGGCGCTGGTAGCGATCCATCGAACATCGTCGACGCCTGCTACCCGATCGGATCGATCCAGATTCCCGGCGGCACCGAACCGATCATCCTTCATCGCGATGCGGTCTCAGGCGGAGGCTACGCCACCATCGCCACGGTGATCAGCGCCGACATGGATCTCATCGGCCAGCTCCAGCCACACCGCAAGGTGCGCTTCGAGGCGGTCGACCTGCCCACCGCGCTGGAAGCGCGAGGCGAATATCGCAAGCGCATTGCCGCGCTCGAGCGCCACTTCGCGCCTGACTAG
- a CDS encoding purine-cytosine permease family protein has translation MAGKISVPADRTNAPDHPRLPRTKLMMAWWAVCSAIFYIVVAAAMARAYGTVNALIGVVLSVLCYTLVNRVLCRYAITSGLDVARFSQRLFGALGAPLATLIFFATALYYAVFEGHVMALALTAWSDGALPMPVSAVLVTLLGIVLIGGGIQRWLDKFNGVLLPIYVIGMVAAVAVAFMVHGYPQGWLTREPEGGASNWGWLNTFAFYMGVWVLMMFTFDYARFGREEDADFHAKVTFGLPFYLMTFLFSAIIGILLDATLPNEGISEASLVTGLLELMGGWGLLLVWVTQSRINTANFYLAASNLDHLIGGAQRRWTKPVSIVLVGILAYLLMLSDVFAYLLQALAYQGVFVVAWVGVAIAWLISPSRGMPTPSVTPRLERSGLIAWLGATAIGIALMYAGPLAVLSAPLTFVSALLLHTAATLFFPRRLAI, from the coding sequence ATGGCCGGCAAAATCTCCGTCCCCGCCGATCGAACCAACGCCCCCGATCATCCCCGCCTCCCCCGAACCAAGCTGATGATGGCCTGGTGGGCGGTATGCAGCGCGATCTTCTACATCGTCGTCGCCGCCGCCATGGCCCGCGCCTATGGCACCGTCAACGCGCTGATCGGCGTGGTACTCAGCGTGCTCTGCTATACCCTGGTCAATCGCGTGCTATGCCGCTATGCGATCACCTCCGGGCTCGACGTGGCACGCTTCTCACAGCGCCTGTTCGGCGCCCTGGGCGCACCGCTCGCGACCCTGATCTTCTTCGCCACCGCGCTCTACTACGCCGTGTTCGAAGGCCACGTCATGGCGCTGGCGCTAACCGCGTGGAGCGACGGCGCCCTGCCGATGCCGGTCTCCGCGGTGCTGGTGACACTGCTTGGGATCGTATTGATCGGTGGTGGAATCCAGCGCTGGCTGGACAAGTTCAACGGCGTGCTGCTGCCGATCTATGTAATCGGCATGGTCGCCGCGGTAGCGGTCGCCTTCATGGTCCATGGCTACCCCCAAGGCTGGCTCACCCGGGAGCCCGAGGGCGGCGCCTCAAACTGGGGCTGGCTCAACACCTTCGCGTTCTACATGGGCGTCTGGGTACTGATGATGTTCACCTTCGACTACGCCCGCTTCGGCCGCGAAGAGGACGCCGACTTCCACGCCAAGGTGACTTTCGGCCTGCCGTTCTACCTGATGACGTTCTTGTTCAGCGCGATCATCGGCATCCTGCTCGATGCCACCCTGCCGAACGAGGGCATCTCCGAAGCCTCGCTGGTCACCGGTCTGCTCGAGTTGATGGGCGGCTGGGGACTGCTGCTGGTGTGGGTGACCCAGAGCCGAATCAATACCGCCAACTTCTATCTGGCCGCGAGCAACCTCGACCACCTGATCGGAGGCGCGCAGCGGCGCTGGACCAAACCGGTAAGCATCGTGCTGGTCGGCATCCTCGCCTACCTGCTGATGCTCTCCGATGTGTTCGCCTACCTGCTCCAGGCCTTGGCCTACCAAGGGGTGTTCGTGGTCGCCTGGGTCGGCGTCGCCATCGCTTGGCTGATTTCACCGAGCCGCGGCATGCCCACGCCCTCGGTTACCCCGCGCCTGGAGCGAAGCGGACTGATCGCCTGGCTGGGCGCGACGGCGATCGGTATCGCGCTGATGTACGCAGGCCCCCTCGCCGTGCTCTCCGCGCCGCTGACCTTCGTCAGCGCGCTACTGCTCCATACCGCCGCCACGCTGTTCTTCCCGCGCCGCCTCGCGATCTGA
- a CDS encoding acetyl-CoA carboxylase biotin carboxylase subunit, protein MIERLLICNRGEIAVRIVRAARELGIHSIVAHSEADDDGLAVRLADQAICIGPAQASLSYLNVEAIIAAAARTQADAVHPGYGFLAESAELAAAVAEAGLCFIGPDAKTIARMGDKASARREASLVGVPIVPGSQPLDDDLDQAIRIAGEIGYPLLIKASAGGGGRGIRKVENAEELARQLPLARAEARAAFKDERVYLERAISHARHIEVQILADGERAVHLFERECSLQRRRQKILEEAPCAVLDEDSRQTLCASAVRLAEHIGYRGAGTLEYLFDEATGDFFFIEMNTRIQVEHPVTEMITGVDLVREMIEICAGRALGITQAEIQRRGWAIEMRINAEDPDHGFFPSPGRVERLTWPAGPGIRIDSALYPGYRIPPFYDSLAAKLIVHAEHRDAALARARRALDEFEIEGFATTAGLHRRLLDDPRVREARFDTQYLEAWLAGTTHEETLA, encoded by the coding sequence ATGATCGAGCGTCTGCTGATCTGCAACCGCGGGGAGATCGCCGTACGCATCGTTCGCGCCGCACGCGAGCTCGGCATCCATAGCATCGTCGCCCACAGCGAGGCGGACGACGACGGACTCGCCGTACGGCTCGCTGACCAGGCGATATGCATCGGTCCCGCGCAGGCGTCGCTGAGCTATCTCAACGTCGAGGCGATCATCGCCGCCGCCGCTCGGACCCAAGCCGACGCCGTCCACCCGGGCTATGGATTTCTCGCTGAGAGCGCCGAGCTGGCGGCCGCGGTGGCCGAAGCGGGACTGTGCTTTATCGGCCCGGACGCAAAGACGATCGCACGCATGGGCGACAAGGCCTCTGCGCGGCGCGAGGCAAGCCTTGTCGGGGTGCCTATCGTCCCCGGCTCGCAGCCACTCGATGACGATCTGGATCAGGCCATCCGCATCGCCGGGGAGATCGGCTACCCGCTATTGATCAAGGCGAGCGCGGGCGGCGGTGGCCGTGGCATTCGCAAGGTCGAGAACGCCGAAGAGCTGGCCCGCCAGCTGCCCCTCGCCCGGGCCGAGGCCCGCGCAGCGTTCAAGGATGAGCGTGTCTATCTCGAACGCGCGATCAGTCACGCTCGTCACATCGAAGTGCAGATTCTCGCTGACGGCGAACGCGCGGTGCACCTGTTCGAGCGCGAGTGTTCGCTGCAACGACGACGCCAGAAGATTCTCGAGGAGGCGCCCTGCGCCGTCCTCGATGAGGACAGCCGGCAAACGCTCTGCGCAAGCGCGGTGAGGCTCGCCGAGCACATCGGCTATCGCGGCGCAGGGACGCTTGAATACCTGTTCGATGAAGCCACCGGCGATTTTTTCTTCATCGAGATGAACACCCGCATCCAGGTCGAGCATCCGGTGACCGAAATGATCACCGGCGTCGACCTGGTGCGCGAGATGATCGAGATCTGCGCCGGGCGTGCGCTCGGCATCACCCAGGCCGAGATCCAGCGCCGCGGCTGGGCGATCGAGATGCGGATCAATGCCGAGGACCCCGACCACGGATTCTTCCCCTCCCCGGGTCGGGTGGAGCGTCTCACCTGGCCCGCCGGCCCGGGCATCAGGATCGACAGCGCACTCTACCCCGGCTACCGGATTCCGCCCTTCTATGACTCGCTGGCAGCCAAGCTGATCGTCCACGCCGAGCATCGCGATGCCGCCCTGGCCCGCGCTCGGCGGGCCCTCGACGAGTTCGAGATCGAGGGTTTCGCCACCACCGCCGGGCTCCATCGTCGCCTGCTCGACGACCCTCGGGTCCGCGAAGCGCGATTCGATACGCAGTATCTCGAGGCCTGGCTCGCCGGCACCACTCATGAGGAGACCCTTGCATGA
- the pxpA gene encoding 5-oxoprolinase subunit PxpA gives MGAQIDLNADIGERFGHWHLGDDVDAELMALITSANLAAGFHAGDPSVIDASLVLAQRHGVSVGVHPGFGDLVGFGRRHIDASAAELVNDVLYQLGAVAALAARRGLALHHLKLHGALFMHAARDQPFAELLVEALLQAAPGLPLYCLPDSALTRAARAGGIEVVREFYADRDYSCDGSIVFVRRVPRLDPEAVADKVLTACTEGVVTSVDGKRVEVGFESICLHSDTPGALEIARAIHRRLTAAGFRLAAG, from the coding sequence ATGGGAGCCCAAATCGACCTCAACGCCGACATCGGCGAACGCTTCGGCCACTGGCACCTTGGAGATGACGTGGACGCCGAGCTGATGGCGCTGATCACTTCCGCCAATCTGGCCGCCGGCTTCCATGCAGGCGACCCCAGCGTCATCGATGCAAGCCTGGTGCTGGCCCAGCGCCACGGCGTCTCCGTCGGCGTCCATCCGGGCTTCGGCGATCTGGTCGGCTTCGGTCGCCGCCACATCGACGCCAGCGCCGCCGAGCTGGTCAACGACGTGCTCTACCAGCTCGGCGCGGTCGCCGCCCTGGCCGCGCGGCGTGGACTTGCCCTCCACCATCTCAAGCTGCATGGGGCGCTGTTCATGCATGCGGCCCGCGACCAGCCATTCGCCGAGCTGCTGGTCGAGGCGCTGCTGCAGGCGGCGCCGGGACTCCCGCTCTACTGCCTGCCGGATTCAGCGCTGACCCGCGCGGCACGCGCAGGCGGCATCGAGGTGGTGCGGGAGTTCTACGCCGACCGTGATTACTCCTGCGATGGGTCGATCGTGTTCGTCCGCCGGGTACCACGGCTCGATCCCGAAGCGGTGGCCGACAAAGTGCTCACCGCTTGCACCGAAGGTGTGGTCACCAGCGTCGATGGCAAACGGGTCGAGGTCGGGTTCGAGTCCATCTGCCTGCACAGCGACACACCCGGCGCGCTCGAGATCGCCCGCGCAATCCATCGGCGGCTCACCGCTGCCGGTTTTCGCCTGGCGGCGGGCTGA
- a CDS encoding DASS family sodium-coupled anion symporter encodes MNTDTARKSDSFLRKVPWGLFLAVIAALVIILLPEQEGLPVAGQRMLAILVFAVIVWISESLSYEVSALTIIAMIAFLIGLAPSIDDPSVIIGTSRALGMGLTGFASPALLLVAVALFIAVAMTHTGLDRRIALITLSRFGARPKRVLLAALAVTIVLSLLVPSATARVACVVPIMLGAVAAFGVDKRSKLAGGLMILVAQATSIWNVGIMTAAAQNLLTIGFMQNIIGESVTWTDWLVAGAPWSILMTVVVYFVILRVMPPETETIEGGTDTVKRQLAELGPLTRSEKFLLSVMLILLMVWSTGGKLHPFDTSSTTLVGLAILMMPGIGVMSWRDVQLKIPWGTVLVFGAGISLGTAMLTTQAGAWLAQLLVSSLGMEQMSPFMVFTALSAFLVIIHLGFASATALASAMLPIMIAVLSHIGGDINVLGMSMLLGFVLSFGFILPINAPQNMVCIGTETFTSRQFIHTGIYLTLIGYALMLLLALTYWHWLGWI; translated from the coding sequence GTGAATACCGACACTGCAAGAAAATCAGACAGTTTCCTGCGAAAAGTGCCTTGGGGGCTGTTCTTGGCCGTCATCGCCGCACTGGTGATCATCTTGCTTCCCGAGCAAGAGGGGCTGCCGGTCGCAGGCCAACGAATGCTCGCCATCCTGGTCTTCGCGGTGATCGTGTGGATCAGCGAGTCGCTCTCCTACGAGGTGAGTGCTCTGACGATCATTGCGATGATTGCTTTTTTGATCGGCCTGGCACCATCGATCGATGACCCGAGCGTGATCATCGGCACCAGCAGGGCCTTGGGCATGGGCCTCACCGGTTTTGCCAGTCCCGCGTTGCTGCTGGTCGCCGTCGCTTTGTTCATTGCCGTAGCAATGACCCATACCGGCCTCGACCGGCGCATCGCGCTCATCACCCTCTCGCGCTTCGGTGCCCGCCCAAAGCGTGTGCTGCTGGCAGCGCTGGCGGTCACCATCGTGTTGAGCCTCCTGGTCCCGAGCGCCACCGCCCGCGTGGCTTGCGTGGTGCCGATCATGCTGGGTGCGGTCGCCGCCTTCGGCGTCGATAAGCGCTCGAAGCTGGCCGGGGGACTGATGATCCTGGTCGCCCAGGCGACCAGCATCTGGAACGTTGGGATCATGACCGCCGCGGCGCAGAACCTGCTCACCATCGGCTTCATGCAGAACATCATCGGTGAGTCGGTGACCTGGACCGACTGGCTGGTGGCGGGGGCTCCCTGGAGCATCCTGATGACGGTGGTGGTCTACTTCGTGATTCTTCGGGTCATGCCTCCCGAGACCGAAACCATCGAAGGTGGCACCGACACGGTCAAGCGCCAGCTGGCCGAACTCGGCCCGCTGACACGCTCGGAGAAGTTCCTGCTCAGCGTCATGCTGATCCTTCTGATGGTCTGGTCGACCGGCGGTAAACTCCACCCGTTCGACACCTCGTCTACCACCCTGGTGGGGCTGGCCATTCTGATGATGCCGGGCATCGGAGTGATGAGCTGGCGCGACGTGCAGCTCAAGATCCCGTGGGGCACGGTGCTGGTCTTCGGCGCGGGTATCAGCCTCGGTACCGCGATGCTGACCACCCAGGCGGGCGCTTGGCTGGCACAGCTGCTGGTCTCCAGCCTGGGCATGGAACAGATGTCTCCGTTCATGGTGTTCACCGCGCTTTCCGCCTTCCTGGTCATCATCCACCTTGGCTTCGCCAGCGCCACTGCCCTGGCTTCGGCGATGCTGCCGATCATGATCGCGGTACTCAGCCACATCGGTGGCGACATCAATGTACTGGGCATGAGCATGCTGCTCGGCTTCGTCCTCAGCTTCGGTTTCATCCTGCCGATCAATGCGCCGCAGAACATGGTCTGCATCGGCACCGAGACCTTCACCAGCCGGCAGTTCATTCATACGGGCATCTACCTGACGCTGATCGGTTACGCGCTGATGCTGCTGCTCGCGCTGACCTACTGGCACTGGTTGGGGTGGATCTGA
- a CDS encoding LysR family transcriptional regulator, with protein sequence MQNELTLRKLRYFVGLAESGKGSQAAVDLNVSQSSITTAVRELEQQLGVRLFRRCAQGMQLTLHGERFLRQAQRVLQAAAEALDLGPETPSTVTGRLELAMSYTVAGYFFPPLLARFRRRFPEIEVRLHEAPRLTIQAGLVDGVFGLAIVLTSNLGRQASLDHHSLLRSRRRLWVGAHHPLLERDQVSLAEVAHHPYVMLNVDEAEKTAMRYWVQAGLKPKTIFSTSSVEAVRSMVASGAGVAVLSDMVYRPWSLEGQRVEQIDLIDPVPDMEVGVAWARERELSGPAKAMRDLLVGAMHRGTDGRV encoded by the coding sequence ATGCAGAATGAGTTGACCCTGCGCAAGCTTCGCTACTTCGTCGGGCTCGCCGAAAGCGGCAAGGGCAGCCAGGCGGCGGTGGACCTCAACGTTTCCCAGTCCTCGATCACCACCGCCGTGCGCGAGCTGGAGCAGCAGCTCGGGGTCCGGCTGTTTCGCCGCTGCGCCCAGGGGATGCAGCTGACCCTGCACGGCGAGCGTTTCCTGCGCCAGGCCCAGCGGGTGCTGCAGGCAGCCGCCGAAGCGCTCGACCTTGGGCCGGAAACGCCGAGTACGGTCACTGGACGCCTGGAGCTCGCGATGAGCTACACCGTCGCGGGCTATTTCTTTCCGCCGCTGCTGGCGCGTTTTCGCCGCCGCTTTCCCGAGATCGAAGTGCGTCTTCACGAAGCCCCAAGGCTCACCATCCAGGCCGGACTGGTCGACGGGGTCTTCGGCCTCGCCATCGTGCTGACCTCGAATCTCGGCCGCCAGGCCAGCCTCGATCATCATTCACTGCTGCGCTCGCGCCGGAGGCTTTGGGTCGGTGCCCACCATCCGTTGCTCGAGCGTGACCAGGTCAGCCTGGCGGAGGTGGCGCATCACCCCTACGTGATGCTCAACGTCGATGAGGCCGAGAAGACGGCGATGCGCTACTGGGTGCAGGCCGGGCTCAAGCCGAAGACGATCTTCAGCACCTCGTCGGTGGAAGCCGTGCGCAGCATGGTCGCCAGCGGCGCTGGCGTCGCGGTGCTCTCCGACATGGTCTATAGACCCTGGTCTCTGGAGGGGCAGCGGGTCGAGCAAATCGATCTGATCGATCCGGTGCCGGACATGGAGGTTGGGGTGGCGTGGGCGAGGGAGAGGGAGCTGTCCGGACCCGCCAAGGCGATGCGCGATCTCCTGGTCGGGGCGATGCACCGCGGTACCGATGGGCGTGTTTGA
- the yghU gene encoding glutathione-dependent disulfide-bond oxidoreductase, with protein sequence MTDSFDYVPPKVWTWNKASGGRFANINRPISGATHDKELPVGRHPLQLYSLATPNGVKVTVMLEELLSLGHGGAEYDAWLINIGEGDQFGSGFVAVNPNSKIPALMDRSGAQPIRVFESGAILLYLAEKFGAFLPTEAGARAECLSWLFWQMGSAPYLGGGFGHFYAYAPIKIEYAIDRFAMEVKRQLDVLDKRLADNEYVAGSEYTIADIAIWPWYGGLVNGWLYEAAEFLSTHEYEHVQRWAQAVGERPAVQRGRMVNRVFGEPSSQLHERHAATDFTTRTQDKLTSNP encoded by the coding sequence ATGACCGATTCATTCGACTACGTGCCGCCGAAGGTTTGGACCTGGAACAAGGCGAGCGGTGGTCGCTTTGCAAACATCAACCGACCGATCTCTGGTGCGACCCACGACAAGGAGCTTCCCGTCGGGCGCCATCCTCTGCAGCTCTATTCGCTGGCCACGCCGAATGGCGTCAAGGTCACGGTGATGCTGGAGGAGCTGTTATCCCTCGGTCATGGCGGTGCGGAGTACGATGCTTGGCTGATAAACATCGGTGAAGGAGACCAGTTCGGCAGTGGCTTCGTCGCGGTGAACCCGAATTCCAAGATCCCCGCATTGATGGATCGCAGCGGCGCACAGCCGATCCGGGTCTTCGAATCCGGCGCGATCTTGCTGTACCTGGCGGAGAAGTTCGGGGCATTCCTGCCAACCGAGGCCGGCGCACGCGCCGAATGCCTGTCGTGGCTTTTCTGGCAGATGGGCAGCGCGCCCTATCTGGGAGGAGGCTTCGGCCATTTCTATGCCTATGCCCCGATCAAGATCGAATATGCGATCGATCGCTTCGCGATGGAAGTGAAGCGTCAACTCGACGTGCTCGACAAGCGGCTCGCCGACAACGAGTACGTAGCCGGCAGCGAGTACACGATTGCCGATATCGCCATCTGGCCGTGGTACGGTGGTCTGGTCAACGGCTGGCTGTACGAGGCGGCCGAGTTCCTCTCCACACACGAGTACGAGCACGTTCAGCGCTGGGCCCAAGCCGTCGGTGAACGCCCAGCCGTCCAGCGTGGGCGGATGGTCAACCGGGTCTTTGGCGAACCCTCGAGCCAGCTGCATGAGCGCCATGCCGCCACCGACTTCACAACCAGGACGCAGGACAAGCTGACCAGCAACCCCTAG
- a CDS encoding 5-oxoprolinase subunit B family protein, protein MSARYSFAGDEFLFVELSEEMKLEAFFRSISITDRLRREAIDGVIEICPANASYQVRYDPDRIDGNQLKALLERFDTELAGNRQRTLHTRVIEVPVFYDDPWTRETLMRFRDRHQQPDATDLEYAARINGYDDTAAFIEAHSATPWFVSMVGFVAGLPFMYQMAPRERQIQVPKYLRPRTDTPRQTVGYGGCFSCIYSVRGAGGYQMFGITPMPIYDPAGAQPHIDASMIYFRPGDVVKFTPIDDARYEVLDAQAARGEFVPRVMPYVFDLDGYERDPIGYAARVKEVFA, encoded by the coding sequence ATGAGCGCACGCTACAGTTTCGCTGGCGACGAATTCCTCTTCGTCGAGCTCAGCGAGGAGATGAAGCTCGAAGCCTTCTTTCGCAGCATCTCGATCACCGACCGCCTGCGCCGGGAAGCCATCGATGGGGTGATCGAGATCTGCCCGGCCAATGCCTCCTACCAGGTCCGTTATGATCCCGATCGGATCGATGGAAACCAGCTAAAGGCCTTGCTCGAGCGCTTCGACACCGAGCTTGCCGGTAACCGCCAGCGCACGCTCCATACCCGGGTGATCGAGGTGCCGGTGTTCTATGACGACCCCTGGACCCGCGAAACCTTGATGCGCTTTCGCGATCGCCACCAGCAGCCCGACGCAACCGATCTCGAGTACGCGGCAAGGATCAACGGCTACGACGACACCGCCGCTTTCATCGAGGCGCACAGCGCGACGCCGTGGTTCGTCTCGATGGTCGGCTTCGTCGCCGGCCTGCCGTTCATGTACCAGATGGCCCCACGCGAGCGGCAAATCCAGGTGCCGAAATACCTCAGGCCTCGCACCGACACGCCGCGACAGACGGTCGGCTACGGCGGCTGCTTCAGCTGCATCTATTCGGTGCGCGGCGCCGGTGGCTACCAGATGTTCGGCATCACCCCGATGCCGATCTACGACCCCGCCGGCGCCCAGCCCCACATCGACGCCTCGATGATCTACTTCCGCCCCGGCGACGTGGTCAAGTTCACCCCGATCGACGACGCGCGCTACGAGGTGCTCGACGCCCAGGCCGCGCGCGGCGAGTTCGTTCCCCGCGTCATGCCCTACGTCTTCGATCTCGATGGCTATGAGCGCGATCCGATCGGTTACGCAGCCAGGGTCAAGGAGGTTTTCGCATGA
- a CDS encoding acetyl-CoA carboxylase, with product MSRISVQAPFPGVFYRRPSPEAAPFAEQGEPLSPESVIGLLEVMKQFAEITAGDHGRLVQFEVEDGAVVEAGQVIAVLDGDA from the coding sequence ATGTCTCGCATATCCGTGCAAGCCCCCTTCCCCGGTGTGTTCTATCGCCGCCCCTCGCCCGAAGCGGCACCGTTCGCCGAGCAGGGCGAACCATTGAGCCCGGAGAGCGTGATCGGCCTGCTCGAGGTGATGAAGCAGTTCGCCGAGATCACCGCAGGCGACCACGGCAGGCTGGTGCAGTTCGAGGTCGAGGATGGCGCAGTGGTGGAAGCCGGCCAGGTCATCGCGGTGCTGGATGGGGATGCGTGA